Within uncultured Roseibium sp., the genomic segment ACCGGGCCAGGAACAGCTGAAGGGCGCAGACGAGGGCCAGCATGAACACCACCGTGTAGATTTCACGATCCTTGATCCTGAGGCCGAAGTAGTTTTCCGGCCGGACAATACCGCGAACGTAGCTTTCTGCGTCAACGCCCCAGACCACCTGCACCACCGAGCGGACCATCAGCGCGATGCCGAGCGATGCCATCACGGTCACGATCTTCGGTCGCTCGCGCAGATGCTCGTAAAACACCTTGTCGATGCCAACGGCGACGCCCGCCGTCAGAATCATGGCAAGCGGCAGCGCCGCCAGCGGCGGCAGGCCGAAACCGGTTACGATTGCAAGCGCCAGAAAGGCGCCGAGCGTCGCCAGGTCGCCATGGGCCAGATGCGCATAACGCAGGATCGCAAAGACCAGCGTGATGCCGACCGCGCCGAGCGCATAGATCGACCCGAGAACGAGGCCCGGGATGAAATAGAAGTTCAGAAAATCCAGAAGAGTCATATCGTTTCCTCACCCGCCGAGGAACATTTCGGCGACCTCACGGTCGGCGAGGAGATGGGCACCGGTGCCCTCGTGCCGGTTCTGCCCGGCGGCGAGCACATAGCCGCGGTCGGCGAAAGCCAGTGCCTGTTTGGCATGCTGCTCCACCAGGAGAATGGCCACACCGGTCTCGCGCACGTCCCGGCAGATCTGGAAGATCTGCTCCATGTAACGTGGCGACAGGCCGGCGGTCGGCTCGTCGAGAAGCAGCAGCTTGGGATCGAGCATCAGTGCCCGGCCCATGGCGACCATCTGGCGTTGGCCACCCGACAGGCTGCCTGCAATCGCCTTGCGCCGCTCCTTGAGATCCGGAAACAGTTCATAGACCCGGTCATAAGCCGCCGACAGGTCGCCCTTTTTCAGGAAGGCGCCCATTTCCAGGTTTTCGTGGATCGTCATTTCCCGAAAGATATTGTCGACCTGCGGCACGTAGCAGATGCCGCGCTGGACGATCCGGTTCGGTGCCCAGTCGGTGATATGATCGTCATCGAAGACGATCGAACCGCCACGGACCTTCAATAGGCCGAAGACAGCCTTCATGGCGGTCGACTTACCGGCTCCGTTCGGACCGACGATCACAACGATTTCCCGTTCGTCCACCTGGATCGAGACATCCTGGAGAATATCAGCGTCCCCGTACCCCCCGGTAACGCCATTCATCGAAAGAAGAATTTTCACGCGGCATCCCCCACCGTCTCGCCGAGATAGGCCTCAAGCACGCGGGCATCGGAGCGCACGGTCTGGAAATCGCCCTCGATCAGCACGGTACCTTCGGCCATGCAGACGACCGGATCGCAGAGCTTCTCGATCATCTCCATGTCGTGTTCGATCAGAATGAAGGTGTAACCACGCTCCTTGTTGAGGATCTGGATCTTTTCCTCCAGCTTCCTCAGAAGCGTCCGGTTGACGCCCGCCGCCGGCTCGTCCAGCAGCACCAGCTTCGCGTCCGTCATCATGGTGCGGCCGAGTTCCAGAAGCTTCTTCTGCCCGCCGGACAGATTGCCCGCACGCTGATGGGCAACGTGGGTCAGCTCAAGGAATTCGAGGGTCTCGTAGGCCTTCCGTTCGACCTCCTCCTCGTTCTTCTTCACCCGCCCCCATCTGAACCAGTTGGCGAACAGCCCCTCGCCGACCTGATGCGGCGGCACCATCATCAGGTTTTCCAGAGTAGTTAGATGATGAAATTCGTGCGGAATCTGAAAGGTTCGCACCAGACCTTTATGAAAAAGAGCGTCGCTCGAAAGGCCCGTCACGTCCTCGTTCAGGAACTTGATGGTTCCACTGGTCGGCTCCAAAGCTCCCGCGATCATATTGAAGAGCGTTGTCTTGCCCGCCCCATTCGGTCCGATCAATCCGGTGATGCTTCCTTCCTTGACACTGAAGGAACATCCGTTGACGGCCCGAAAACCGCTGAAGTTCATGACGAGCTGGTTGAGTTCCAGCATATAGGCTCCTCGCCGCCAATCTTGTGGCGATCTTTTGTTTTCCCCGTCTGCTCTGCCGGACAGCCTACGTTTTCCGCAGGACGGCCCGTACCGGTGCTGCATCGAGCCCTTCTAGCTTCATTGGCAGCGCAATCAATTCATAATCCCCCGGTTCGGCACAATAAAGCGCCAGATTCTCCAGAATCCGCATATCGTGACGTCTTGCAACCATGTGCGACGGCAAATCCTTGGATGTTTCCGGATCCACGGACGGCACATCGATACCGATCAGTCTTACCCCGGTTTCGGCCAGAAGCGTCATGGTTTCCGGTGCCAGGGAGCGAAAACCCGTCGGCCAGACCATCGGGTCGAGGCGCTCTGCGAGCCGAAGCAGGATGCGCGGCGGCGCGTTGTCCAATTGACCCGCGATCTCCTCCGGCCGGCATAACGCCTCCGTCCCGCGCGCGTCGATCAGCCGCGCTGGTCCCAGAAAATCGGAAAGATCGAGCTGATCGATGGACTTGCCGTCCGGATCGTAGTGGAGCGGGGCATCCGCATGCGCCCCGCAATGGGTGGACATGGAAATCTCCGCCACATTGACCGGGCACCCCGGCCCGATGGCAAACGTCTGACCTGTCCGGCACGGCGCGTCGCCCGGGAAAACCCCCATTCCCGCCCGAACCGGCGGCGTGATGTCGATCAGCCTCGTCACAGATCCGCTCTCAGCGCCCAGAGTTCGGGAAAGAGAACCACATCCAGCATGCGCCGCAAATAGGTCACGCCGCTGGTGCCTCCTGTGCCGCGCTTGAAGCCGATCACCCGTTCGACCGTGGTCACGTGATTGAAGCGCCAGCGCCGGAAATAATCCTCGAAATCGACCAGCTTCTCGGCAAGCTCGTAAAGCGACCAGTGGGCCTGCGGGTCCTTGTAGACGGCAATCCATGCGTCGCGAACACTGTCATTGGCCTGATAGGGCTCCGCCGGATCGCGTTCCAGATGACCGGCATCGATCTCGAACCCGGACCGGGCCAGCAAGGCGATCGCCTCGTCGTAAAGGCTGGTCTCGCGCTGCAGCTTCGTCAGCCAATCATGGACTTCCGGAACATGGGCGTGCGGGCGCAGCATGGCAGCATTCTTGTTGCCAGCCAGGAACTCGATCGCCCGATACTGATAGGACTGGAAGCCGGAGGATTGGCCCAAAGCCTCCCGAAAGGTCGTGTAGTCGCTCGGCGTCATGGTGCGCAGCACGTCCCAGGCCGAATTGAGCTGGTCGAAGATGCGCGCGGTCCGGGTCAGCATCTTGAAGGCCGGAGGAAGGTTACCCGAGGCGACGGCCGCCTTTGCCGCCGTCATCTCGTGCAGGGCCAGCTTCATCCAGAGTTCGGAGGTCTGGTGCTGAATGATGAACAGAAGCTCGTCATGGGCGGACGACAGCGGAGACTGGGCGGTCAGCACCTTGTCGAGCGCGAGATAATCGCCGTAGGACATGCGCCCGTCGAAGGCCATTTGCGCCCCGTCGGCGGCCGGGTCGTAAGGAGTATGCGGCTCGCTCATTGTCAGGTTACCTTCTGCTTCTTCTTGAATTCATCCCGGTCCCACAGGCGCTCGTTCAGAATCTTCTCAAGGATATCGACGGCGCGCATCACATCGGCATGGGAGAGGTAAAGCGGCGTGAAGCCGAAACGCACTGTCTCCGGCGCACGGAAGTCGCCGATGACCCCATGGGCGATCAGCGCCTGCATCAAGGCGTAGCCGTTGTCGAAACGGAAAGAGATCTGGCTGCCGCGACCTTCCGGATCGCGCGGGCTCGCAAGCACCAGGTCCGGACAACGCGCCTCGACCTCGGACAGGAAGAGTTCGCACAGGGACACCGACTTCCGGCGCAACACGGTCATGTCCACGTCGTCAAACACGTCGAGCGCGGCATCAAGCGCGGAGAGCGACAGGACAGGTGGCGTCCCGACCCGCATGCGGCCGATCCCGGTCTCCGGGCGATAGTCGAGATCGAAGGCAAACGGTGCCGCATGACCCATCCAACCAGTCAGCGGGGGCTGGACCTGATCCTGATGCTCGGGCGCGACATAGAGAAAGGCCGGAGCACCGGGACCGCCATTCAGATACTTGTAGCCGCAACCGACAGCGAAATCGGCTCTCGTGCCAGCAAGGTCCACCGGCAGAGCGCCTGCGGAATGGGCCAGATCCCAGATCGCCAGAGCGCCTGCCGCATGAGCCTTTGCCGTCAGGGCCTTCATGTCATGCTTGCGGCCGGTCTTGTAGTCGACTTCCGTCAGCATCAGGACGGCAAGGTCCTCGCCGATGGCACCTTCGACGTCTTCCGGCGCCACGATCCGCAGTTCGTGGCCCCGATCGAGCAGCTCTTTCAAGCCGCTCGCCATATAGAGATCGGTCGGGAAATTGCCGTTGTCGGACAGGATCACCTTTCTGTCCGGACGCAGCGCCAGGGCGGCTGCAAGCACCTTGAAAACGTTGATGGACGTGCTGTCGGCCGCAACCACCGTGCCGGGGGCCGCACCGATCAGCTTTGCGATCCGGTCTCCGACCCGCTGCGGCAGGTCGATCCAGTCATGGTCGTTCCAGCCCCGAATGAGGCTCTCGCCCCACTGCTTGCAGATCACCTCTTGCATGCGGTCCGGCACATGGGCAGGCAGGACCCCGAGCGAATTGCCGTCCAGATAGATCACCCCCTCGGGCAGCGTGAAGGCAGCCTTCTTTGACGCCAGCGGATCGTTCTCATCGAGGGGATGGGTGACAGGCATTCTCGTTTTCTTTCAAAAGTCAGGGCCGCCACCGGCGACCGCACGGGTAATCCAATTCTCAGGCACGGTAACAAAACGGATGACGAAGCTCAAGAGATTATATATAATCTGATTGATTTGATATTTTCTTCTCAGCAGTCGGATGAGATGTCCCAAACGAACTCCGCCTATGAAACCCTGCGCCGCGCGCTTCTGGACTGCGAAATCGCGCCGGATACGCCGCTGACGATCTCCAGCCTGAAAGCCCGTTTCGGTTTCGGTTGGACCCCGCTGCGCGAGGCGCTGTCACGGCTGGAAGCGGAAAGCCTGGTGACATTCGAAAAGAACAAGGGCTATCGGGTTGCGCCCGTCTCCGTCGCCGGCCTGAAGGATCTTCAGCTGGCACGAACCGCCATTGAAGCCACCCTCTTCACCCGTTCCATCGCCCGCGGCGGCGACACCTGGGAAGCTGATCTCGTCGCGGCCCATTACCTGCTGGCCCAGGCCTCTCCCCCCACCCCCGGCGCCGTAACGGCTGAAGGCATCCACTGGGAGGAACGGCACGATACCTTTCACGCAGCCCTTCTTTCGGCAGCCGATGCTCCCTGGCTGACGCACCTCGCCCACCAGACCACCGACCAACTCCACAGGCATCACCGGTTCATCCTGAACGGCGCCGATGTGGCGGACCAACTCGGAGGAATTCAGGGGGATCGGATCCGGGACGTTTTCGACAGGACACTTGGAATCGCCCATCACACACAGCTTATGGACGCGGCCCTTGCCCGCGATCCGATTGAAGCGACACGTCTCCTGGAAGAACACATCGGCTTCACTCTTGCGGTCTACGAGACACTTTGGCCGGAAGCCGGAAATTAGGCCGAAGCAGAACAATCCGGTCGATCTGAACCGCGTTGCTTCATTGTGCCGTTTGCCTTTTTGAATGGCTTTGCTAGAACTCTCGCGGACTCCAACCGCCTGCTCCTTTCGAAGAGCTGGCATTTGATTGCGTACAATCGTATACGCATTGGACAATCCATCTCCGAAGGTTCATTTCAAGCCTTCAACGACCGCATCTTGAACACTGGGAAATGTAAAAGTCATGGCCGACATCATCTACACCAAGGTCGACGAAGCACCGGAACTGGCAAGCGCCTCGCTGCTGCCGATCATCCGGGCCTTCACCAAAGAGGCAGGTATCACCGTCGGCACCAAGGACATTTCCCTGGCCGGCCGTATCCTGGCGAACTTCCCGCAATATCTGACCGACGCCCAGAAGCAGTCGGACGATCTGGCAGAACTCGGCAAACTGGTAACCCAGCCGGACGCCAACGTGATCAAGCTGCCGAATATCTCCGCCTCCCAGCCGCAGCTCAACGCCGCGATCAAGGAGCTGCAGGCCCAGGGCTATGCGATCCCGTCTTATCCGGACAGCCCGGCAACCGACGAGGAAAAGGCGGTCAAGGCCACCTATGACGCCATCAAGGGATCGGCCGTGAACCCGGTCCTGCGCGAAGGCAACTCCGACCGCCGCGCGCCCAAGGCCGTCAAGGAATACGCCAAGAAGAACCCGCACTCCATGGGCGCCTGGCTGCCGACCTCCAAGACCCATGTCTCGACCATGGGCGACAACGACTTTGCCAGCAACGAAAAGTCCGTCACGGTTGCCGCAGCTTCCGCCGGCATGGCAAAAATCGAATTCGTCGGCACCGACGGCGCCGTCACCGTGCTGAAGGACAATCTCAAGCTTGACGAAGGCGACGTTGTCGACGGCACCTTCTTGAGCGCGAAAGCCCTGCGCACCTTCCTGGAAAATGAAATCGCCGACGCCAAGGCGAAGGGCGTGCTCTTCTCCGTCCACCTCAAGGCCACCATGATGAAGGTCTCAGACCCGATCATCTTCGGTCACGTGGTCAGCGTCTTCCTGAAGGACGTCTTTGCAAAGCATGCCGATACCCTGGCGGCCGCCGGCGTCAACCCGGATCTGGGCATCGCCGACCTGGAAGCCAAGGTTGCCACCCTGCCCGCCGACAAGGCCGCCGAGATCCAGGCCGACATCAAGGCCGCGCTCGACAACGGTCCGGACATGTACATGGTGAACTCCGACAAGGGCGTCACCAACCTGCATGTCTCCTCCGACGTCATCATCGACGCCTCCATGCCGGCCCTGATCCGCGCCGGCGGCAAGGGCTGGGGCCCGGACGGCAAGGAACACGACACCAAGTGCGTCATCCCGGACTCCTCTTATGCCGGCGTCTATGACGCGGTCATCGAGTTCTGCAAGAAGAACGGCGCGCTCGACCCGTCCAAGATGGGCACGGTGCCAAACGTCGGCCTGATGGCCCAGAAGGCGGAAGAGTACGGCTCCC encodes:
- the kynU gene encoding kynureninase; its protein translation is MPVTHPLDENDPLASKKAAFTLPEGVIYLDGNSLGVLPAHVPDRMQEVICKQWGESLIRGWNDHDWIDLPQRVGDRIAKLIGAAPGTVVAADSTSINVFKVLAAALALRPDRKVILSDNGNFPTDLYMASGLKELLDRGHELRIVAPEDVEGAIGEDLAVLMLTEVDYKTGRKHDMKALTAKAHAAGALAIWDLAHSAGALPVDLAGTRADFAVGCGYKYLNGGPGAPAFLYVAPEHQDQVQPPLTGWMGHAAPFAFDLDYRPETGIGRMRVGTPPVLSLSALDAALDVFDDVDMTVLRRKSVSLCELFLSEVEARCPDLVLASPRDPEGRGSQISFRFDNGYALMQALIAHGVIGDFRAPETVRFGFTPLYLSHADVMRAVDILEKILNERLWDRDEFKKKQKVT
- a CDS encoding NADP-dependent isocitrate dehydrogenase: MADIIYTKVDEAPELASASLLPIIRAFTKEAGITVGTKDISLAGRILANFPQYLTDAQKQSDDLAELGKLVTQPDANVIKLPNISASQPQLNAAIKELQAQGYAIPSYPDSPATDEEKAVKATYDAIKGSAVNPVLREGNSDRRAPKAVKEYAKKNPHSMGAWLPTSKTHVSTMGDNDFASNEKSVTVAAASAGMAKIEFVGTDGAVTVLKDNLKLDEGDVVDGTFLSAKALRTFLENEIADAKAKGVLFSVHLKATMMKVSDPIIFGHVVSVFLKDVFAKHADTLAAAGVNPDLGIADLEAKVATLPADKAAEIQADIKAALDNGPDMYMVNSDKGVTNLHVSSDVIIDASMPALIRAGGKGWGPDGKEHDTKCVIPDSSYAGVYDAVIEFCKKNGALDPSKMGTVPNVGLMAQKAEEYGSHPQTFKAPADGTIRIVDAAGTTLIEHKVESGDIWRACMAKDAPIRDWIKLGVTRARLSGMPGIFWLDKNRAHDAELIKKVEKYLPEHDTAGLDLQIMAPSDAARYTTERIARGEDTISITGNVLRDYLTDLYPILEVGTSAKMLSIVPLMAGGGLFETGAGGSAPKHVQQLMEENYLRWDSLGEFCALGASLEHLANAKDNAKAQVLADALDQAVEKLLDNNKSPSRRVGGLDNRGSHFYIALYWAQALAAQDKDAELKAHFTPIAEALTANEEKIVAELNGVQGKPVDTGGYYHAPADKVAAAMRPSATLNGIIG
- the kynA gene encoding tryptophan 2,3-dioxygenase translates to MSEPHTPYDPAADGAQMAFDGRMSYGDYLALDKVLTAQSPLSSAHDELLFIIQHQTSELWMKLALHEMTAAKAAVASGNLPPAFKMLTRTARIFDQLNSAWDVLRTMTPSDYTTFREALGQSSGFQSYQYRAIEFLAGNKNAAMLRPHAHVPEVHDWLTKLQRETSLYDEAIALLARSGFEIDAGHLERDPAEPYQANDSVRDAWIAVYKDPQAHWSLYELAEKLVDFEDYFRRWRFNHVTTVERVIGFKRGTGGTSGVTYLRRMLDVVLFPELWALRADL
- a CDS encoding GntR family transcriptional regulator; translated protein: MSQTNSAYETLRRALLDCEIAPDTPLTISSLKARFGFGWTPLREALSRLEAESLVTFEKNKGYRVAPVSVAGLKDLQLARTAIEATLFTRSIARGGDTWEADLVAAHYLLAQASPPTPGAVTAEGIHWEERHDTFHAALLSAADAPWLTHLAHQTTDQLHRHHRFILNGADVADQLGGIQGDRIRDVFDRTLGIAHHTQLMDAALARDPIEATRLLEEHIGFTLAVYETLWPEAGN
- a CDS encoding branched-chain amino acid ABC transporter permease, which codes for MTLLDFLNFYFIPGLVLGSIYALGAVGITLVFAILRYAHLAHGDLATLGAFLALAIVTGFGLPPLAALPLAMILTAGVAVGIDKVFYEHLRERPKIVTVMASLGIALMVRSVVQVVWGVDAESYVRGIVRPENYFGLRIKDREIYTVVFMLALVCALQLFLARSKWGKAMRAMSDNPNLALLSGIDNKKVVILTWVIAGGLCAASGVFLGINTELKSMMGWHMLLPMFAAAILGGVGRVEGAVIGGLIVGIAEELSVLVLPSEYKAAMAFAILLFMLLVRPTGLLRGKVL
- a CDS encoding ABC transporter ATP-binding protein; protein product: MKILLSMNGVTGGYGDADILQDVSIQVDEREIVVIVGPNGAGKSTAMKAVFGLLKVRGGSIVFDDDHITDWAPNRIVQRGICYVPQVDNIFREMTIHENLEMGAFLKKGDLSAAYDRVYELFPDLKERRKAIAGSLSGGQRQMVAMGRALMLDPKLLLLDEPTAGLSPRYMEQIFQICRDVRETGVAILLVEQHAKQALAFADRGYVLAAGQNRHEGTGAHLLADREVAEMFLGG
- the kynB gene encoding arylformamidase produces the protein MTRLIDITPPVRAGMGVFPGDAPCRTGQTFAIGPGCPVNVAEISMSTHCGAHADAPLHYDPDGKSIDQLDLSDFLGPARLIDARGTEALCRPEEIAGQLDNAPPRILLRLAERLDPMVWPTGFRSLAPETMTLLAETGVRLIGIDVPSVDPETSKDLPSHMVARRHDMRILENLALYCAEPGDYELIALPMKLEGLDAAPVRAVLRKT
- a CDS encoding ABC transporter ATP-binding protein is translated as MLELNQLVMNFSGFRAVNGCSFSVKEGSITGLIGPNGAGKTTLFNMIAGALEPTSGTIKFLNEDVTGLSSDALFHKGLVRTFQIPHEFHHLTTLENLMMVPPHQVGEGLFANWFRWGRVKKNEEEVERKAYETLEFLELTHVAHQRAGNLSGGQKKLLELGRTMMTDAKLVLLDEPAAGVNRTLLRKLEEKIQILNKERGYTFILIEHDMEMIEKLCDPVVCMAEGTVLIEGDFQTVRSDARVLEAYLGETVGDAA